The Maridesulfovibrio salexigens DSM 2638 region TTCAAAATCAATTCTTCGCCCCGGCGACAGGATCAAAGTTTACGTCCAGTAAAATCAGTTTGATTATAGATAAAATAAAGGCGGTTTCCCAAGGGTTGCCGCCTTTTTCTTTTGTTTCTTTCTTGTTAAGTAGCCTTTCCACGCATTAATCATATTCATATCTCATTTGAGAAAAATCATATAAAATAAGGTATTGCCCCGATGGCTATTCAGAGTACCAACCCGATGACCGGAAAGGTCGAAAAAAGTTTTGATGAATATAGCTCCGCTGAAACTTCCGCTATTTTAAACTCAGTTGCGGATGCTTATTCAACTTGGAAATTAAGTTCCCTTGAGCAGCGTGCGGATTGCCTTCGCAACTTGGCTGTTCTCCTCCGTGAACGAGCAGACCATTTTGCAGAACTTATGGCTGCTGAGATGGGTAAGCCGCTTAAGTCGGGCAGGGCAGAAGTGCTTAAGTCCGCAACTGTCTGCGATTTTTATGCTGACAACGGTGCTGCCATGCTCGCAAGTGAGCCGAAAACAGTTGACGGTATGCAGTGTTCCGTGGAGTACGCCCCTATGGGCACTGTACTGGCCGTGATGCCTTGGAACTACCCCGTCTGGCAGGTTTTGCGTATTGCCGTACCCACTCTTATGGCAGGCAACACAATGCTTTTGAAGCATGCTCCCAACGTACCACAGTGCGCTCTGGCTATTGAAGAGCTCTTCCGCGAATCTATGTTCCCTGAAAATGTTTTTAGGACATTAATCGTCGGTACCGGGCAAGTTGAAGACGTGCTGGCAGAAGACTCTGTTATCGGCGTCTGCCTGACCGGTAGTGTCCGGGCAGGGCGTGCGGTTGCCGCTTTAGCCGGAGCACATCTCAAAAGATCTGTCATGGAACTGGGCGGAAGCGATGCCTTTGTAGTTCTTGCTGATGCTGATCTGGACAAGGCAGCAGCTACTGGTGCTGAATCCCGCTGTTCCAACGCTGGACAGGCTTGCATTGCCGCAAAGCGTTTCATTGTCCACAATGACGTTTATGACGAGTTCGTTGGCAAGCTGAAAGAACGTATGGAATCTGTGCCTATGGGTAATCCTCTGGATGAGAATACCGTCATGGGTCCCATGGCTTCACATCAGTTCCGCGACAATTTAATCGGTCAGGTAAATAGCTGCCTTAAAGCCGGTGGAAAGGTTGTTTGCGGTGGGGAAGTACCTGAAGCTGAAGGTGCTTTTTATCCCCCGACTATCATCACTGACGTTCCTTTTGAAAGTCAGGCTGGACGCGATGAAATATTTGGACCTGTAGCCCTTGTTTTCCGGGCTGAAAGCGAAGAAAAGGCCATGGAAATGGCTAATGACAGCGCATTCGGTCTTGGCGGTTCTGTATGGACTAGTGATGTTGAGAAAGGTTTGCGTCTTGCTCGACAGATTGAAGCCGGGCTGGTCTATGTGAACGGACGTGTAAGCAGCCGTCCTCCGTTACCCTTCGGAGGGGTTAAGAATTCAGGCTACGGTCGTGAGCTTTCGACCTACGGAATTCGTGAGTTCGTGAACGTTAAGTCTGTTTGTATTGGATAGCCTTCGGATGCCCTGCCGGGGGCCTTAAACCCTTCTTGTAAAAAGGGTTTAAGAATCCCAAAAACTATTATTAGGCTTCGCCTCTTCGTATGGAGAGGCGAAGTTTTTTTATAACTTCTCCAACAAAAGCTCCCGCGCTTTCTTCTCATCAAGTTTAATTCCCGTCCATAATCTGAACTGTTCCAGCCCCTGATGGACAAACATCTCAATTCCGTGGATTACGGTGCAGCCTTTGGATTTAGCTTTTCGGATCAAAACAGTCTCCAGGGGGTTGTAGACCAGATCAAAGATGATGGTGTTCTTATCCTGATTCTCCATGATCATGGGGTTGATCTCTTCAAATTTTCCAGACATGCCCAGCGAGGTTGAATTCACGATAAGATCTAAGTGTTGATCGCCACGAGCGTCCCAATCAAGGGCTGATATTTTGAATTCAGCAGCGAGATCATCTGCTTTTGATTTAGTGCGGTTGGTAATAAAAATTTCCTTGATGCCCAATGACTGAAGTCCTGTGATCGCAGCGCGAGCGGCACCGCCAGCTCCGATCAGAAGAGCTTTTTTTATCTGATCAGAATAAGGACGCAGAGGTTCTGATACGCCTGCTGCATCAGTATTGTCTCCCACTATTTTATCACCGTCCCAATACAGGGTATTCACTGCTCCGACGGACTCTGCACGTTCGGTTAGCTGATCAATGTAGTCCATTACGGAAAGTTTGTGCGGAATTGTTACGCTGGCACCTGAAATAGGCAGATTTCTGAAAGTCTGCATGAAACTTTCAACCTTTTCCGGTTCAGTGGGCCAAGCCATGTAAACTGCCGGAATTTTGTGCTCTGCAAAGCCCCAATTGTGCAGCAGGGGACTCATTGTATGTCCGAGAGGGTGCCCGATAATTCCAAAAAGCTTTTCAGGCTTGAATACATCCATATTTAGCTCCTGAAGACGTTTGTGGTCTTTCGTAAAGTCTGTATCGTTTTTTTGAAATAAAACGCTCAAATCAAATGATAAAATTAAGGAAAATTTTTAAAGGCAGGAGTTTGTGTTTAAGCCGCCGAAGGCAATATCTGTTTTATTAAATAGCGCGAAGCGCATCAAAAAGAAATGCCCCCAACGAGAATTCGCAGGGGGCATTTAAAGTGTGCGTACTTAGATAGCTTCAGCGCCTGCTTTGAGGGCTTCAGCGTTTTTGGGGATGAGGTGGTGGTAGTGGGCGGAGATCACGTTTTCGAGGGAGTCGATGACTGCCTGCAGGTCCATGATTCCGGTTGCCTTGATGAAGGCACCGAGTGCTACCATGTTTGCCAAGCGTGTATTTCCGAGTTTGTCGGCGATATCGTTGCAGGGCACCATGTAGGATTTGATGCGCTCGTTATCTACCAGCTCTGCATCAATAAGAGAGGAGTTGACGATCTGGATACCGTCATCCATGAGCATGGGCTGGAATTTATCCAGAGAAGGACGGTTCATGATGATCAGGCTGTGCGGAGTGCGGATGATCGGGGAACCGATTTCGTCGTCAGAAAGTACGACTGTGCAGTTCGCGGTACCGCCGCGCATTTCAGGTCCGTATACCGGAATGTAGGTTACATTCAGTCCGGCATTCATACCTGAGTAGGCCAGCAGGTTACCGATGAGCATAACGCCCTGTCCGCCGAATCCGGCAATGATGCTGTCGAGGTATTTGCTCATCTTAGTCCTCCGCGGTTACGTCTTTGTAAACACCCAGCGGGAAATAGGGAATCATTTCAGATTCAACCCTTTCATTCGCCTGAACCGGGGTCATTCTCCAGTTGGTGGGGCAGGTTGCCAGCAGTTCGATAAAACCGAAGCCGAGTCCCTGCTGCTGCACTTCGAAAGCCTTCTTCATAGCTTTCTTGGCCTTACGAATGTTCTTCACATTGTTCAGGGCCACGCGTGCGGCATATGCGGTACCACCGAGGGAAGCGATGATTTCAGCCATCTTGATAGCCTGACCTTCCTTCATTGGATCACGTCCATTGGGGGAGGTTGTGGTTTTCTGGCCTTCCATGGTTGTGGGGGCCATCTGTCCGCCGGTCATACCGTAAACAGTGTTGTTTACGAAGATGATGGAGACTTTTTCACCACGGTTTGCGCAATGCATAATTTCAGCCATACCGATGGATGCGAGGTCGCCGTCACCCTGATAGGAGAGTACGAACTTGTCACCGCGGGCACGTTTTACACCTGTTGCAACTGCCGGTGCGCGACCGTGCGGAGCTTCCACACTGTCTACGTTGAGGTAGTTGTAGAGGAATACGGAACAGCCGATGGAGGTGACCAGAAGGGTATTTTCGGTCAGGCCCATTTCGCTGAGCAGTTCACCCGCAAGTCTGTGGGCGATACCGTGCTGGCAGCCGGGACAGTAGTGGGTGGGAACGTCAACAATAGCGTCAGCCTTATCAAAGGCGAGAATTTCTTGTTCGCTCATATCTATTTCCCTCCAAGGCTTTTGAGGATGGGCTCCTCGAAGTCGTCGGGGGTAGGCAGGTTTCCGGGCATGAAGCCGAAGAAATCACTGTCGATAACGGTGCGGATGGAAAGGCGTACGTCTTCGACCATCTGACCGAGGTTATGTTCAATAGTCAGGAATTTCTTGCCCTGCTTGGCGAGCTTGTTCAGCTCTTCGGAGGGGAAGGGGTAGAGGGTGATGGGACGGAACAGACCGACCTTATGACCCTGTGCGCGCAGCTTGCGGACTGTGCTTTTTACGATACGTCCGATGGAACCGTAGGCTACTACGATGAGTTCAGCATCTTCAGTTTCGAAGAGTTCCTGCTTGGTGTTTTTTGCCATGTCGTCATACTTGGCCTGCAGTGCCATGTTGTGGCCTGCAAGGGAACCTTCGGTAAGGAACAGGGATTTGATGATACGGTGATCACGGCCCTTTGCACCTTCAATGCGCCATTCGGCTCCTTCTTCCGCGTTCCTTTCTTCGGGAGTCCAAGTTACAACCGGCTCTTTCATCTGACCGACAATGGCATCACCGAGGATCATAACCGGGTTGCGGTATTTGAAAGCAAGGTCGAAAGCTTCGATAACCAGATCGTAGCATTCCTGGCAGGTACCGGGAGCGAGGACGAGAGTACGGTAGTCACCGTGTCCGCCGCCTTTGGTTGCCTGAAAATAGTCACCCTGACTGGGGCCGATGTCGCCGAGACCCGGTCCACCACGGTTCATGTTGACGATTACCGCGGGAAGCTGGCTACCTGCGAGGTAGGAGATGGCTTCCTGTTTGAGGGATACACCCGGGCTGGAGGAAGAAGTCATGCAGCGTTCGCCGGCAGCAGCAGCGCCGATAAGCATATTTGCTGCAGCTACTTCACTTTCAGCCTGAACGAATTCACCACCGACTTTCGGCAGTTCGCCGGACATGTATTCCGGAATATCGTTCTGGGGGGTGATAGGGTAACCGAAATAACATTTAAGTCCGGCTGCAATAGCGCCGCGGGAGATAGCCTCGTTGCCTTTAATGAAAAGCTTTTCGCCAGTCTTAGTCATACTATTCTCCTTTGGCCTTTTTGGTTCTGTAAACCCGGATAGCAATATCCGGACAGATCAGCGCACAGGAAGTACATCCGGTACACTTTTCCATATCCTCAGCCGCGACTTCAGCAACTTTGTAACCGTGCTGGTTGAATCGGTCGGATTGCCTTATGATTTCCTTTGGACAGACGGTGGTACAAAGCAGACAGCCCTTGCACCGTTCATCCAAAAATTCTACTCGTGACATCCTAAACTCCTGTTACCGTGGACAGAAAAGCCCGTCATATCAACGGGCTGGGACCAATAGAGTCTTATTTACTTGTAGGCAGCACATGTGAGAAATGTAACTGTTGAGAAACAAGGTATAGTTATTTGCGGTGAGGTGCAAATTTTTCCGAAAAAAATACGTCAGACCGTTATTTCTAACTTATTTTATATACATTGAATCGCCATAAGAGAAGAATCTGAATTTATTATCGACTGCTTCTGTATAAGCATTCAGAACATTTATCCTACCGGCAAGAGCGGAAATCATAATGACAAGGGACGATTCTGGCAAATGGAAATTAGTAATCATGCGGTCTACCACCTTGAATTCAAAGCCGGGATAGATGAAGATATTGGTCTCTCCCTTGAATTCACATATTTCCCCGGTCTGCTGAA contains the following coding sequences:
- a CDS encoding NAD-dependent succinate-semialdehyde dehydrogenase, which gives rise to MAIQSTNPMTGKVEKSFDEYSSAETSAILNSVADAYSTWKLSSLEQRADCLRNLAVLLRERADHFAELMAAEMGKPLKSGRAEVLKSATVCDFYADNGAAMLASEPKTVDGMQCSVEYAPMGTVLAVMPWNYPVWQVLRIAVPTLMAGNTMLLKHAPNVPQCALAIEELFRESMFPENVFRTLIVGTGQVEDVLAEDSVIGVCLTGSVRAGRAVAALAGAHLKRSVMELGGSDAFVVLADADLDKAAATGAESRCSNAGQACIAAKRFIVHNDVYDEFVGKLKERMESVPMGNPLDENTVMGPMASHQFRDNLIGQVNSCLKAGGKVVCGGEVPEAEGAFYPPTIITDVPFESQAGRDEIFGPVALVFRAESEEKAMEMANDSAFGLGGSVWTSDVEKGLRLARQIEAGLVYVNGRVSSRPPLPFGGVKNSGYGRELSTYGIREFVNVKSVCIG
- the aroE gene encoding shikimate dehydrogenase, which gives rise to MDVFKPEKLFGIIGHPLGHTMSPLLHNWGFAEHKIPAVYMAWPTEPEKVESFMQTFRNLPISGASVTIPHKLSVMDYIDQLTERAESVGAVNTLYWDGDKIVGDNTDAAGVSEPLRPYSDQIKKALLIGAGGAARAAITGLQSLGIKEIFITNRTKSKADDLAAEFKISALDWDARGDQHLDLIVNSTSLGMSGKFEEINPMIMENQDKNTIIFDLVYNPLETVLIRKAKSKGCTVIHGIEMFVHQGLEQFRLWTGIKLDEKKARELLLEKL
- a CDS encoding 2-oxoacid:acceptor oxidoreductase family protein, whose product is MSKYLDSIIAGFGGQGVMLIGNLLAYSGMNAGLNVTYIPVYGPEMRGGTANCTVVLSDDEIGSPIIRTPHSLIIMNRPSLDKFQPMLMDDGIQIVNSSLIDAELVDNERIKSYMVPCNDIADKLGNTRLANMVALGAFIKATGIMDLQAVIDSLENVISAHYHHLIPKNAEALKAGAEAI
- a CDS encoding thiamine pyrophosphate-dependent enzyme is translated as MSEQEILAFDKADAIVDVPTHYCPGCQHGIAHRLAGELLSEMGLTENTLLVTSIGCSVFLYNYLNVDSVEAPHGRAPAVATGVKRARGDKFVLSYQGDGDLASIGMAEIMHCANRGEKVSIIFVNNTVYGMTGGQMAPTTMEGQKTTTSPNGRDPMKEGQAIKMAEIIASLGGTAYAARVALNNVKNIRKAKKAMKKAFEVQQQGLGFGFIELLATCPTNWRMTPVQANERVESEMIPYFPLGVYKDVTAED
- a CDS encoding 3-methyl-2-oxobutanoate dehydrogenase subunit VorB, encoding MTKTGEKLFIKGNEAISRGAIAAGLKCYFGYPITPQNDIPEYMSGELPKVGGEFVQAESEVAAANMLIGAAAAGERCMTSSSSPGVSLKQEAISYLAGSQLPAVIVNMNRGGPGLGDIGPSQGDYFQATKGGGHGDYRTLVLAPGTCQECYDLVIEAFDLAFKYRNPVMILGDAIVGQMKEPVVTWTPEERNAEEGAEWRIEGAKGRDHRIIKSLFLTEGSLAGHNMALQAKYDDMAKNTKQELFETEDAELIVVAYGSIGRIVKSTVRKLRAQGHKVGLFRPITLYPFPSEELNKLAKQGKKFLTIEHNLGQMVEDVRLSIRTVIDSDFFGFMPGNLPTPDDFEEPILKSLGGK
- a CDS encoding 4Fe-4S binding protein — its product is MSRVEFLDERCKGCLLCTTVCPKEIIRQSDRFNQHGYKVAEVAAEDMEKCTGCTSCALICPDIAIRVYRTKKAKGE